One Poseidonibacter antarcticus genomic window carries:
- the pstC gene encoding phosphate ABC transporter permease subunit PstC: protein MSTFETRNKQRELREKLIKSALIIASTISILTTFGILFSILFESIEFFKLRSFWYFISGTEWSPGVEGSKFGAIPIFAGTFVITIIALLVAIPVGLGSAIYMSEYASSNTRDYLKPLLEVLAGIPTVVYGFFAAITVAPLIVKAADAIGLEATFNSALASGVVMGIMIIPVISSLSDDVIRAVPDSQRKAALGLGLTHGETIRDIVIPSALPGIISASLLGLSKALGETMIVVMAAGLRPNLSWNPLEDMTTVTVTIVNSLVGDFEFNSPETLSAFALGLILFVVTLILNIISLSLIRKFKEKYKVNTL from the coding sequence TTGAGCACTTTTGAAACAAGAAATAAACAAAGAGAATTAAGAGAGAAATTAATTAAATCAGCTTTAATTATTGCCTCTACTATTTCAATATTAACTACATTTGGTATTCTTTTCTCAATTTTGTTTGAGTCAATTGAATTTTTTAAATTAAGAAGTTTTTGGTACTTCATCTCTGGGACTGAATGGTCACCAGGTGTTGAAGGAAGTAAATTTGGAGCAATTCCAATTTTTGCAGGGACATTTGTAATTACTATTATTGCTCTTTTAGTTGCTATTCCAGTTGGATTAGGTTCTGCTATTTATATGAGTGAGTATGCAAGTTCAAATACACGAGATTATTTAAAACCATTATTAGAAGTATTAGCAGGTATTCCTACGGTTGTATATGGATTCTTTGCAGCAATTACAGTTGCACCATTAATCGTAAAAGCTGCTGATGCAATTGGTTTAGAAGCTACATTTAACTCTGCACTTGCATCTGGTGTTGTAATGGGGATTATGATTATTCCAGTAATTTCATCATTATCAGATGATGTTATTAGAGCTGTTCCAGATTCACAGAGAAAAGCAGCTTTAGGACTAGGACTTACTCATGGGGAAACAATTCGAGATATTGTTATTCCATCTGCACTTCCTGGAATCATTTCAGCTTCGCTTCTTGGTTTATCAAAAGCATTAGGTGAAACAATGATTGTTGTAATGGCAGCAGGACTTCGACCTAATCTTTCATGGAATCCATTAGAAGATATGACAACAGTTACGGTTACAATTGTTAATTCACTAGTTGGAGATTTTGAATTTAATTCACCTGAAACACTTTCAGCATTTGCACTAGGATTAATATTATTTGTTGTTACTCTGATTTTAAATATTATTTCATTGTCTCTAATTAGAAAATTTAAAGAAAAATATAAAGTGAATACATTATGA
- the pstA gene encoding phosphate ABC transporter permease PstA, whose protein sequence is MIRKKNKDIQNPFYDPTLNKRHASAKRFKRFTLTSLVFSIAFLAFFLVDIIGKGTPAFKATYMEVNVTYNQKIIDDSRFAVDKKYRRVVSRSWLRDLPRKVENNPSLMDTVQTQWVLADDQVDQYLKGHHYKLKNKDRALVDDMKAHGRIKTEFNTIFFTNGDSKIPENAGLFSAMVGSILTLLITMLVAFPLGVMTAIYLEEFSEDNKFTRFIEVNINNLAAIPSILFGLLGLAIFINLFGMPRSSPLVGGLTLALMTLPIIIVSSRAALRAVPDSIRQAAYGLGLTKIQVTRDHVLPLAFPGILTGSIIGLAQAMGETAPLIIIGMIAFIPDAPTSVLDAATVMPAQLFTWAGMPERMYIEKTAAGIMVLLSVLISLNAIAIYLRKKFEVKW, encoded by the coding sequence ATGATTAGAAAAAAAAATAAAGATATACAAAATCCTTTTTATGACCCAACTTTAAATAAAAGACATGCAAGTGCAAAAAGATTCAAGAGGTTTACATTAACTTCATTAGTCTTTTCAATTGCTTTTTTAGCATTCTTTTTAGTTGATATTATAGGAAAAGGAACACCTGCTTTTAAAGCTACTTATATGGAAGTAAATGTAACTTATAATCAAAAAATAATTGATGATTCAAGATTTGCAGTTGACAAAAAATATAGAAGAGTTGTGTCAAGATCATGGCTTAGAGATTTACCAAGAAAAGTTGAAAATAATCCTAGTTTAATGGATACAGTTCAAACTCAATGGGTTTTAGCTGATGATCAAGTTGATCAATATTTAAAAGGACATCACTATAAATTAAAAAATAAAGATAGAGCATTAGTTGATGATATGAAAGCTCATGGAAGAATTAAAACTGAATTTAATACTATTTTCTTTACAAATGGTGATTCGAAAATTCCTGAAAATGCCGGACTTTTTTCAGCGATGGTTGGTTCAATTCTAACCTTATTAATTACAATGTTAGTAGCTTTCCCTTTAGGTGTTATGACTGCGATTTATTTAGAAGAGTTTTCTGAAGATAATAAATTTACTAGATTTATTGAAGTAAATATCAATAATCTTGCAGCTATTCCATCTATATTATTTGGTTTATTAGGACTTGCAATATTTATTAATCTTTTTGGAATGCCAAGATCATCACCATTAGTTGGTGGACTTACTCTTGCACTTATGACCTTGCCTATTATTATAGTTAGTTCAAGAGCAGCACTAAGAGCAGTTCCTGATAGTATTAGACAAGCAGCTTATGGATTAGGATTAACAAAAATCCAAGTAACACGTGATCACGTTTTACCATTAGCCTTTCCTGGTATTTTAACAGGTTCAATTATTGGTTTAGCACAAGCAATGGGAGAAACAGCTCCTTTAATTATTATAGGAATGATTGCATTTATTCCAGATGCTCCAACTAGTGTTTTAGATGCAGCTACAGTTATGCCTGCACAATTATTTACATGGGCTGGAATGCCTGAGAGAATGTATATAGAAAAAACAGCTGCTGGTATTATGGTTTTACTAAGTGTATTAATATCACTTAATGCAATAGCAATATATTTACGAAAAAAATTCGAAGTTAAATGGTAG
- the pstB gene encoding phosphate ABC transporter ATP-binding protein PstB codes for MAVDNKVKVKVDGLNLWYGENHALHGINVDIYEHKITALIGPSGCGKSTFLRCLNRMNDLISIVKIDGSVIIENRNIYDKDIDEVSVRKRIGMVFQQPNPFPKSIYDNVAYAPIKHGIVPKGKECDELVELSLRKSGLWDEVKDKLNDPGTSLSGGQQQRLCIARTIAVKPEVILMDEPTSALDPISTEKIEALMLELKKDYTIITVTHNMQQAARVADYTAFFHLGKLIEYDETETIFVNPSNKKTEDYITGRFG; via the coding sequence ATGGCAGTTGATAATAAAGTAAAAGTAAAAGTAGATGGTTTAAACCTTTGGTATGGAGAAAATCATGCCTTACATGGAATTAATGTAGATATATATGAACATAAAATCACAGCGTTAATAGGACCTTCTGGATGTGGAAAATCGACATTTTTAAGATGTCTAAATAGAATGAATGATTTAATCTCAATTGTTAAAATTGATGGTTCAGTTATAATTGAAAATAGAAATATTTATGATAAAGATATTGATGAAGTTAGTGTAAGAAAAAGAATAGGTATGGTATTTCAACAACCAAATCCTTTTCCTAAATCTATTTATGACAATGTTGCTTATGCCCCAATTAAACATGGAATTGTTCCAAAAGGTAAAGAGTGTGATGAATTAGTTGAATTATCTTTAAGAAAATCAGGTTTATGGGATGAAGTAAAAGATAAATTAAATGATCCAGGGACTTCACTTTCAGGTGGACAACAACAAAGATTATGTATTGCAAGAACAATTGCTGTTAAACCAGAAGTTATTTTAATGGATGAGCCAACATCAGCACTAGATCCAATTTCAACAGAAAAAATTGAAGCATTAATGCTTGAATTAAAAAAAGATTATACGATTATTACAGTAACACACAATATGCAACAAGCTGCACGTGTTGCAGATTATACAGCATTTTTCCATCTTGGAAAATTGATTGAATATGATGAAACAGAAACTATTTTTGTTAATCCTTCAAATAAAAAAACAGAAGATTATATTACAGGGAGATTTGGATAA
- a CDS encoding phosphate signaling complex PhoU family protein: MLKTYEEKRDNIKDEVLLIGNNVVDALEISLTILKSDDISALKDIDLSVKKLSNKSNEIDNLIVTTLALYSPEAKDLREMVSYLKITNELVRAAGNVKGFIKIFRKAFSDDLDTSTILEYTIPLHKSSLLALRTSISMIEETNDKHTEDKYQRVIVEESKADDLYAMVEKNILKLITKNLELSKEYFDILSSLRKLERTSDRASSIASLALFAQIGGDIIQS, translated from the coding sequence ATGTTAAAAACTTACGAAGAAAAAAGAGATAATATTAAAGACGAAGTATTGTTAATTGGTAATAATGTAGTTGATGCACTAGAAATATCATTAACAATATTAAAAAGTGATGATATTTCAGCTTTAAAAGATATTGATTTATCAGTTAAAAAGTTATCAAATAAATCAAATGAAATTGATAATTTGATTGTTACAACTTTAGCTTTATATTCACCAGAAGCAAAAGATTTAAGAGAAATGGTTTCTTATTTAAAAATTACAAATGAATTAGTAAGAGCAGCAGGAAATGTAAAAGGTTTTATAAAAATATTTAGAAAAGCATTCTCAGATGATTTAGATACAAGTACTATTTTAGAATATACTATTCCATTACATAAATCTTCACTTTTAGCATTAAGAACATCAATATCAATGATTGAAGAAACAAATGATAAACATACAGAAGATAAATATCAAAGAGTAATTGTTGAAGAGAGTAAGGCAGATGATTTATATGCTATGGTTGAAAAAAATATTTTAAAACTAATAACAAAGAATCTTGAACTTTCAAAAGAATATTTTGATATTTTAAGTAGTCTTAGAAAATTAGAAAGAACATCAGATAGAGCATCATCAATTGCAAGTTTAGCACTTTTTGCTCAAATTGGTGGGGATATAATACAATCATAA
- a CDS encoding phosphate-starvation-inducible PsiE family protein encodes MKKALIKIKTYFSSNFEVLAATIIFVTILLTGHDFYKAIILMLEFIVIMEVVKMISDFIKNQKLRLRFVIDIFIIFLIRDVIILTTHVHKDYFDISFLLMVISVFFVFRILAIKFSPGVIKVSRDTIIEYEDDRENKKVKDDKKLMNNGR; translated from the coding sequence ATGAAAAAAGCACTAATTAAAATAAAAACATACTTTAGTTCAAATTTTGAAGTACTTGCTGCTACAATTATATTTGTAACTATATTACTTACAGGTCACGATTTTTATAAAGCTATTATTCTTATGTTAGAATTTATAGTTATTATGGAAGTCGTGAAAATGATTTCAGATTTCATTAAAAATCAAAAACTTAGACTTAGATTTGTTATTGATATTTTTATTATCTTCTTAATTAGAGATGTAATTATATTAACAACTCATGTCCACAAAGACTATTTTGATATAAGTTTTTTGTTAATGGTAATATCTGTATTTTTTGTATTTAGGATTCTTGCTATTAAATTCTCACCTGGTGTTATAAAAGTATCTAGAGATACTATCATAGAATACGAAGATGATAGAGAAAACAAAAAAGTTAAAGATGATAAAAAGTTGATGAATAATGGAAGATAA
- a CDS encoding response regulator transcription factor has protein sequence MMEDKLILIVEDEEDILELLEYTLQKEGFDTIGFLNVDKTLKKVLDEEDISLILMDRNLPGKEGTSFVNQIKEEGYNNPIIYVTAKDKDEDILDGFEAHADDYITKPFNLKELTARVKAVIKRTSKEVNIIKIKDIIYKANNKKFYIEDKEIDLTHLEHDLFLEFIKNKDILMSREHLLNTVWEDSFDKKVKTVNVAIKRLKAKIDPESKKDYIKSVRGEGYIFC, from the coding sequence ATAATGGAAGATAAATTAATACTTATAGTAGAAGATGAAGAAGATATCTTGGAATTACTAGAATATACTCTCCAAAAAGAGGGTTTTGATACAATTGGCTTTTTAAATGTTGATAAAACTTTAAAAAAAGTTTTAGATGAGGAAGATATAAGTCTAATATTAATGGATAGGAACCTTCCTGGAAAAGAAGGAACTAGCTTTGTAAATCAAATAAAAGAAGAAGGTTATAATAATCCTATTATTTATGTAACTGCAAAAGATAAAGATGAAGATATTCTTGATGGGTTTGAAGCTCACGCTGATGATTATATAACTAAACCATTTAACCTAAAAGAATTAACAGCAAGAGTAAAAGCTGTAATAAAAAGAACTTCTAAAGAAGTTAATATTATCAAAATTAAAGATATTATTTACAAAGCAAATAATAAAAAGTTTTATATAGAAGACAAAGAAATAGATTTAACCCACTTAGAACACGACCTATTTTTAGAGTTTATAAAAAACAAAGATATCTTGATGTCAAGAGAGCATTTATTAAATACCGTTTGGGAAGATTCTTTTGATAAAAAAGTAAAAACAGTAAATGTTGCAATTAAAAGATTAAAAGCGAAAATAGACCCAGAATCAAAAAAAGATTATATTAAATCTGTAAGAGGAGAAGGTTACATATTTTGCTAA